The proteins below come from a single Desulfovibrio litoralis DSM 11393 genomic window:
- a CDS encoding DUF6985 domain-containing protein: MSVIKNIQREQYYFTGQTFFKLFNTDINVSIDLKAPDFNFAEKCAVALNNMKPETIDKLCEFSILYCYDFCDAIGAEAPKLETKRDILKYIKPQDLIVNIPKDNSTVIKLFMECNWEEEHDMEWLIKDDKILYVGACSDEPVYAEESYYHNSWNYANLKTTRKINTPF, encoded by the coding sequence ATGAGCGTCATAAAAAATATTCAACGAGAACAATATTATTTTACAGGACAAACCTTTTTTAAATTATTTAATACAGACATTAATGTCTCAATTGATTTAAAAGCTCCTGATTTTAATTTTGCTGAAAAATGTGCCGTAGCACTTAACAATATGAAGCCTGAAACCATTGATAAACTTTGTGAATTTTCCATTTTATATTGTTATGACTTTTGTGATGCGATTGGAGCAGAGGCACCAAAGTTAGAAACAAAACGAGATATTCTAAAATATATTAAACCCCAAGATCTAATCGTAAATATCCCAAAAGACAACAGCACGGTAATAAAACTGTTTATGGAATGTAACTGGGAAGAAGAGCACGACATGGAATGGCTCATTAAAGATGATAAAATCTTATATGTCGGAGCTTGTAGCGATGAACCTGTTTATGCCGAAGAGTCATATTATCATAATTCATGGAACTATGCGAACTTAAAAACAACTCGTAAGATTAATACTCCATTTTAA